The Candidatus Palauibacter soopunensis region CAGGCGGCGGCGCGCATCCCGTGGTTCGACGTGTACCCGTACGCCTACTACCATGCCGACACGACCCCCTACTGGATGGTCGCGCTGTACGAATACTGGCGCGCGAGCGGGGACGATGAACTGCTGCGGGAGCTGTGGCCGGCCTACCGGCGCGCGTGGGAATGGTGCCTCAGCGCCGAGACGGACGGCGACGGCCTCCTCGAGAACACGGTGGGCGGGCTGGCCGCGGTCGAGGTCGGCGGCCTCGGGGCCGCGCTCCACCAGGATATCTACCTGGCGGGGATCTGGGTCGCGGCGCTCGAGGGGACGGGGGTGCTCGCCGAGCGCATGGGCGATACGGAGGTGGCGGGCCGGGCGCGGGAGATGGCTCCGCGGGCGCGGACGACCCTCAACGATGCGTACTGGCTCGAGGACGCGGGGTACCACGCGTTCGGGATCCTCGCCGATGGCGGCACCAACGACAACCTGACCGTGTGGCCCGCCACAGCGGCCGCCTTCGGCCTGTTCGACGCGGCGCGCGCGCGATCGACCCTGACGCACCTCGCAGGCGACCGGATTTCGTCGGATTGGGGCGCGCACATGCTCTCGACGGAGAGCGAACTGTATCACCCGCTCCAGTACAACATGGGCACGGTGTGGCCCTTCGTGACGGCGTACGTGTCGTGGGCCCAATACCGGTACCGGCGGCCGTGGGCGGGCTTCCACCTCGTGGATGCGGTGAAGCAGATGACGTTCGACTGGAGCCTGGGGCGGCACCCGGAGTTGCTCTCCGGCACCTTCTACCAGCCCCTCGACCAGACCGTCCCCCATCAGTTCTTCGCGACGTCGGCGCTGGTGACACCGCTGCTGCGCGGTGTGGTCGGCTGGGAACCGGACGCGCCGCTCGGCAAAGCCCGACTCGCCCCGCAACTCCCGCCGGACTGGCCGACCGTCGCGGTGAGGCGCCTCAGAGCCGGGGAGACGACGACCGATATCGAAATCCTGCAACGGTGGACGGCGGAGGGCGGCGGGCGGCGGACGACGCTCACGGCATCCGGACCGCCCCTGACCTTCGAGTTCGAGCCCGATCTCCCCGCGGGCGCGCGCAACGCGACGTTCCGGGTGAACGGGGTCGCTGCGGAGCTGTCGCCCGACGGAAGCCTCGAAGTGACCGTCGGGGACGCGACACCGGCAGGCAACCGCGCGGAGATCGTCGTGGCGTGGGAAGATGGACTCGCGGTCGCGCCGCCGCAGATCGACCTCGAGGCCGGCCGGACGAGCGGCGGCCTGCGGATTCTGGACTTCAGCGCCGCCGCGGATGGGTGGAGTCTGTCTGTCGAGGGGACGGCGGGCCGCACTTACGACATCGCGCTCTTCGGCACTCCGGTGGTGTCTGCCGTCATGCAGGGCGCGGCGCGAGTCTCGGATCGCGGCGCTGGTGTCGTTGAGATCGAGTTTGCCGAGGGAGAGGGGCGCGTCCCGGCGACCGTCCGCCTGACACCGGCCGGATAAGCGGGTCGCGCCGCAGCGTCAGTCGGCCAGTACCCGGGCGAGCGTGTCCGCCACCTCGTCGATCTGCGCTTCGGTGATCACGAGCGGCGGTAGCAGCCGGATGACGGTGGTGCCGGCCGGGAGCGCGAGGACGCCCCGCTCCGCGAGGGGTTCGAGGTAGGGGCGGCAGCGCTCGCGGAGTTCGATGCCGATCATGAGGCCGACCTGCCGCACGGCGCGTACGCGCGCCGGCCGATGTCGGTCGAAGCGCTCGCTGAAGCGGGCGCCCAGCGCCTCGGCCCGCTCGTCGAGCCGCTCGTCCCGCATGAACCGGATCGCGGCCAGGGCGGCGGCGCAGGCGAGCGGGTTGCCGCCGAAGGTTGTGCCGTGCCGCCCGGGCGGCGGCTGCAGCCGTTCAGGCGCCAGGACCGCCCCCAGCGGCACGCCGCCCGCGATCGCCTTGGCGAGGCAGAGCACGTCCGGGGCGACGCCGTAGCGATCGCAGGCGAACATGCGGCCGGTGCGGCAGAAGCCCGTCTGGATCTCGTCGAACACCAGCACCGCACCGGCCTCGTCGCAGATGCGGCGCGCCGCCTGCAGATAGTCCGGGCTGGCCGGCCGCACCCCTCCCTCCCCCTGCACCGGCTCGATGATCACCGCCGCCGTGTCCTCGCCCACGGCCGCGCGCAGCTTTTCGACGTGATCGAAGGGCACGAACGAGAACCCCGGCACCAGCGGCCCGAACGGCTCCCGGTACTCCTTCTTGTGCGTCGCGCTCAGCGCTCCCAGCGTTCGCCCGTGGAAGCCGCGCATCGCCGACACCACGCCTGTCCGTCCTGTCGCGAGGCGCGCGAACTTGATCGCCGCCTCCACCGCCTCCGCCCCGGAATTGCAGAGGAAGGCGCGCGTGAGCCCGGCCGGCGCGATGGAGGCGAGTTCGGCCAGCAAGCGCGCGCGGACGTCGTTGTAGAAGATGCCCGGACAGGACACGAGCACGCCTGCCTGCTCCGCCACCGCCTCGGCGACGGCCGGATTGGCGTGGCCGACGCTCGCCACGCCGATTCCGCCCACGCAATCGATGTAGCGCCGACCCTCGTCGTCCCAGACACACGCGCCCTCGCCCCGCACGACGGTGACGTCCCGCTTGGGAAAGACTTCCAGCGCGTACTCCCGTTCCGTCTCGCGTGCGTTCATCCGATCACCGTCCCCCGTCCGGCCAGCGCCTCCTTGACTGGCCCTTCGATGCGCCCGTCCGCGATCACGACGCGCGCCGTGCCGGATTCCACGAGTCGCCGCAGCGCCAGCAGCTTCCGCTTCATGCGTCCCGTGACCTCGCCCTCGCGACGCGCCAGTTCCGCGCGCGACAGCCGCGCGACAACCGACGCCGGATCGTCGGGGTCCTCGAGGAAGCCGGGCGCCTCGATCAACTGGATCACGCAATCCGCCCGCAGTTCGGCACTGAGCAGCGTCACGACGTCATCGTTCTCCGAGTTGATCGCCACGTGGTGTTCGTCGATCAGGGGCACGGTCACGACGGGCGTGAAGCCACCGCCGAGGAGCAACCCCAGCAGCTTGCGGTTCACCTCCACCGGCTTCCCGGACAGGTCCCGTCTGATCAGCGTCTTGCCGCCTTCTCTTACGCGGATTCCCCGGTTGCGGCGGCCGCGCACGAGCGCCCCATCGAGCCCGGTGAGTCCGACCGCGTTCACGCCGTGGCCCTGCAGCAATTCCACGATGCGCTTGTTGCGCAGGCCCGCGTACGCCATGAGCATCACGTCGATCAGGTCGCGGTCGGAGTGTACGCTCTCGTGTCCGGACACCGACGTGAGGATGCGCTTCTCGACCCCGAGCCTCCGGGCCAGGGAATCGCGCAGCGCGTTCGCCCCGTGCACGATGACGAACGGACGGGGCAGGCCCGCGAGGTCACGGGCGATCCCGTCCACATTGATGGACTCTCCGCCGCCGATCTTGACGATAAGCAGTCCGTTGGACTCGCCTGGCATGGGCCCCGGCATCCGTCAGAACTTCCCGATGGTGCCGTTCGCGACCGGCGTCCACGTTCGCCGCCGGTCCGAATCCGGATAGGGCGCCGAGCACAGGATCCGCGCGCCGTCCCCGTGGGAGGCGTGCATCCGGAAGTAGTCCGGATCCTCACTGAACCGGGACGCGAAGTGGACTCGCCGCGAGGCATCGGCGACGATCAGATTCATCGCCCGCACGTAACGCGTGCGCTTCTCTATCGCATCGAGCCCCCGCTCCAGCGCGAGACCCATGTCTCCGTCGCCGAAGCGCTTGACGAAGTTGAACACTTTCTCCGCTCCGATCCGCCCCCGCTCCTTGATCCGCACGCCGTGCAGCTCCCCGTTGAAGATGAAGGCGCGTTCCCCGTCGAAGAACGGCATGTTGTTCTCGACCCGTATCCCTTCGCCGCGATAGGCGCTCCGCGCATGGGCGAGCAGAAGCGTCGTCCGGCCGGACGGCGCCGCGGCGTCCTCCCACACCGGCGAGATGTCGCGATAGACGCGCCACCCGTCGGCATCGATCCAGGCGCACCCCCACCCGTCGCCCTGATACTCGGGACTCTCCCGGGCGAGTTGCGCGAAGGCGGCGAGGTGCGGCTCCATGTCGAAGCGCTCATCGCTCCGGACGCAGAGGATGCGGCACACGATTCGGCTCCGGGGGCCGGGCTCAGGCCGGGTGCAGCCCGGGGAACTCGAGCCCCCGCGACTCCGGCACCCCGTGCATCACATTGAACGCCTGCACCGCCTGTCCCGCCGCTCCCTTCATGAGATTGTCGATCGCGCTCATGACCACGACCCGGTTCGAGAGCGGATCGCGCTCGAATCCCACGTCGCAGTAGTTCGCGCCCGCCAGGAGGTTGGGGTCGGGATAGCGGTGGATGCCGCTCCGCTCCTTGACGATGCGCACGAACGGTTCGGCGGCGTAGGCGCTCCGGTAGATCTTCCACAACGCCTTCTCGTCGAGCTCCCGGTTCAGGAATACGTGGCAGGTGGCGAGGACGCCGCGCACCATCTCGACCGCCGTCGCGGAGAAGTGCACATCGCCGCCGAGCACCGCTGCGATCTCCGCCGCGTGGCGGTGGCCGGTCGGCCGATACGACCGCATGGCGCCGCTGCGCTCCGGGTGGTGGCTGCCCTCGCTGGCGCGGTTGCCGGCCTCGCTCGATCCCACCTTCACCTCGATCACGGCTGAATCCGCGACGCCGGCCCGATAGAGCGGAAGGAGCCCGAGAATGGAGGCCGTCGCGTTGCAGCCCGCGCACGCGACAAGGTCCGCGGCCGCCAGAGCCTCGCGGTTCACCTCCGCGATCCCGTACACGAACGATCCCAGGAGTTCCGGCCGCGCGTGCGGACGGCCGTAGAAGCGCTCGTAGTCCGCGCCGTCCCGAAGCCGGAAATCCGCGCCCAGGTCGACGATCCGCCCGGCCAGGGCCCGCAACTCGTCGATGCGGCGGGACGACTCCCCGTGCGGGAGACAGAGGAAGAGCACGTCGCACTCCGACAGCTCGTCGAGCGCGCTGAAGCGCAGTCGCGTGACGCCGCGCAGGTTGGGATGGACCCGGTGCGCGAACCGCCCCGCGAAGCGCTCGGAAGTGACCTGCCGCACCTCGACATCCGGATGGCCGAGCAGGAGCCTCAGCAGTTCCCCGCCCGCGTAGCCGGATCCGCCCGCGATCGACGCGCGGATCATCGGTCCGAAAGACGGTCCGGCGAGACCGTGTACGAAACGATCCTCTCGGGAATGTTCACGCCCGTCGCCTCGATGCTGTTTCTGAACTCCATCGTGTAGTTCACTTCGTTCACGAGCAGTCCGCCGTCGCTCTCGAACAGATCCACGGCCACCACGCCCCCGCCCACGGCCTCCGCCGCGCGCAGGGACAGTTCCCCGATCTCACTCGTCACGGGACAGTTCGAGGCCGTTCCGCCGCGGGCCGTATTCGTGATCCAATGCTCGGACGACCGGTAGATAGCGGCCACGCAGTCCTCGCCCACGACGAACGCACGGATGTCGCGCTCGCCCTTCTCGACATACTCCTGGACGAAGAAGATCGAGTGATGGTAGCTGCCCAGGATCGCCTTGTGTTCCAGGACCGTCTCCGCCGCGTGCCGATCGTTGATCCTCGACAACAGGCGCCCCCAGGAACCGACCGCGGGCTTGAGTACCACGGGATAGCCCAGTTCCTCAATGGCCTCGAGCGCGGATTCCTCGGTGAACGCGACCCTGGCCTCGGGCTGCGGCACGCGGCATTCACGAAGCGATGCCGCTGTGAGGATCTTGTCCCCGCAGCGGCGCGACACCTCGTATCGGTTGACGCAATCGAGACCGCCCCCCTCGAACAGCCGCAGCGCGTGCATGGCCCGCGAATGGTTGATGCAGCGCTCGAGAACAACATCGACGTCCGGGACGCTCTCGAAGTCGAACGCGAGCTTGCGGTCGTCCAGAAACACCAGTTCCACATCACTGCGCCCGCGCAACTCCGCGATCAGCAGCTTCTCGTCCTTGCGGATGAGGGAATGAAGAAAGCCGACTCTCATTCGCCCCAGTCCTCCTCCGCGTCCGGCGCTTCACCGAGCGTGACCGGGTCGAGAGCGAGGATCTCCAGTTCGACCCCGCACTCCTCGCATTCGAGCAACTCACCCTCGACGGGGTCGTCGGAGATCATCGGTTCTGCGTCGCATACGGGACATTCCGGCATGCCGTCCATCCTCTATTCGGGTTCTTCGCGTGGGATTCTTCGCACAGGGCTCTTCGTACGGAGAGAAACCTGAGTACCGTCAACCGGCCGCGGGGTTCCGGAACGGAAGCCGCAGGAGCAGGAAGAGTCCGATCGCCAAAGGTTCGAGGAGCGGAATGTACCATGGCCAGCCGGGAAAGAAATCGAGCAGCGTGGACCCCGGCGGCTTGTCGACGAGGTAGAGATAGTTCGACCCGAGGACCCGGTTTATCGGATAGACGACGGCCGCGTACAGGTTCAGCAGTCCGAACACAATCCACGGATCGCGGGACGTCGGCCGATAGCCTTCCACCATCACGGCCCACACGCCGGCGATGACGACCGCCCCGTGCGATCCCAGCGACTCGAAGAAGGTGAAGTGGATGACGCCGAACTCGGCATCCGGGGTCAGGACGGCCTGCACCGCCCCCGCCACCCCCAGGAAGTACATGAGACGGAGAACCCGGGGGCCTCGCGTCCACAGCCCGTAGATGGTCATCCACGCCATGGCGCTGCAAAGGTGCAGCGGTATGTCGTTCTGCACCGACCAGAGCCCCGTCGCGGCCTTCCAGATGTGCCTCGCAAGGAGGAGAACGAAAATCGTGAGGCCCAACGCCACGCGGAGGCGGCGGCGGCCCCGCTCATCGGCCCCCAGACCGACGCGAATCAGACAGGCGCCGACGACCGCCAGGGCACCGATGGTGGCAAGATGAACCGGGCCGAAAAGGTCGAACGGCACCCGCTCCGTTCCGAAGAACTCGCTCATGTCAGCCTGTCGCGCCGCGCCGTCCGACCGGGGGCGTCACGGGTTCACGCCTCCTCGTCCGCGAGGGAGGAGGTGGGAATCTCCGGACCCTCGACCCGCTGCCCCTCCCGCAGCGTCACATACGCCTCAATGGCGTAGTAGGCGGGCAGGCCCAGGGCGGCCAGCCGGTTGGCCGTATTACGGTTTCGCTCGACGACGCGCTGCCAGAATTCGCGCGGATCCGGTCCGGGAAACGGGGCCAGGTCCTTCTGTGACTCGTGTCGGAAAATCGCCTGGACCTTGCCGTGCAGTTCGCCTTCGGAGAGCGGCACGAGGACGGTCGCTTCGTCCAGATTCCACTCCTGCCATGCGCCGCGGTAGAGCCAGAGCCACGGCGGGTCGCCGCGGTAACGGGCGAGCGCCGCATCCACCGTCTCGAGGCACATGCGGTGTGTGCCATGCGGGTCGGACAGGTCCCCGGCGGCGAACACGATCGTCGGCCGCACTTCCTCCAGAAGCCGCTCGACGATCTCCACGTCCTCCGAGGTGATCGGGTTCTTTCTCACCGCTCCCGTCTGATAGAACGGCTGGTTCAGAAAGCGGGCGCGGTCCGCGGAGAGCCCCAGCGATTCGATCGCGGCCGTGGCCTCGGTCTCGCGGATGATCCGCTTGAGTTGTTGAACCACGCCGGGATCGATGTCCCCCGGCTCCTTGCGGGCGAGCCGGTCTTCGAGAGATCGCAGCACCCCCCCGAGGTTCGCGGCGTCGCCGAGGTCGATGATGCCCGCCGCGCGCCGCAGGAAGTCGAGGTACCGGCGCACCTCGTGGTCGAAGACGGCGATGTTCCCGGACGTCTGGTACGCCACGGTGATGTGGTTGCCGTTCTCGACGAGCTTGCGCAGCAGTCCGCCCATCGAGATCACATCGTCGTCCGGGTGAGGTGAGAAAACGACGATGTTCTGGCCGCGCGGCAGCCGGCTCTTCCCCCGGATCTTGGAGAT contains the following coding sequences:
- the argC gene encoding N-acetyl-gamma-glutamyl-phosphate reductase — its product is MIRASIAGGSGYAGGELLRLLLGHPDVEVRQVTSERFAGRFAHRVHPNLRGVTRLRFSALDELSECDVLFLCLPHGESSRRIDELRALAGRIVDLGADFRLRDGADYERFYGRPHARPELLGSFVYGIAEVNREALAAADLVACAGCNATASILGLLPLYRAGVADSAVIEVKVGSSEAGNRASEGSHHPERSGAMRSYRPTGHRHAAEIAAVLGGDVHFSATAVEMVRGVLATCHVFLNRELDEKALWKIYRSAYAAEPFVRIVKERSGIHRYPDPNLLAGANYCDVGFERDPLSNRVVVMSAIDNLMKGAAGQAVQAFNVMHGVPESRGLEFPGLHPA
- a CDS encoding TIGR02206 family membrane protein, with the translated sequence MSEFFGTERVPFDLFGPVHLATIGALAVVGACLIRVGLGADERGRRRLRVALGLTIFVLLLARHIWKAATGLWSVQNDIPLHLCSAMAWMTIYGLWTRGPRVLRLMYFLGVAGAVQAVLTPDAEFGVIHFTFFESLGSHGAVVIAGVWAVMVEGYRPTSRDPWIVFGLLNLYAAVVYPINRVLGSNYLYLVDKPPGSTLLDFFPGWPWYIPLLEPLAIGLFLLLRLPFRNPAAG
- a CDS encoding acetylornithine/succinylornithine family transaminase, with the translated sequence MNARETEREYALEVFPKRDVTVVRGEGACVWDDEGRRYIDCVGGIGVASVGHANPAVAEAVAEQAGVLVSCPGIFYNDVRARLLAELASIAPAGLTRAFLCNSGAEAVEAAIKFARLATGRTGVVSAMRGFHGRTLGALSATHKKEYREPFGPLVPGFSFVPFDHVEKLRAAVGEDTAAVIIEPVQGEGGVRPASPDYLQAARRICDEAGAVLVFDEIQTGFCRTGRMFACDRYGVAPDVLCLAKAIAGGVPLGAVLAPERLQPPPGRHGTTFGGNPLACAAALAAIRFMRDERLDERAEALGARFSERFDRHRPARVRAVRQVGLMIGIELRERCRPYLEPLAERGVLALPAGTTVIRLLPPLVITEAQIDEVADTLARVLAD
- a CDS encoding class II glutamine amidotransferase, with product MCRILCVRSDERFDMEPHLAAFAQLARESPEYQGDGWGCAWIDADGWRVYRDISPVWEDAAAPSGRTTLLLAHARSAYRGEGIRVENNMPFFDGERAFIFNGELHGVRIKERGRIGAEKVFNFVKRFGDGDMGLALERGLDAIEKRTRYVRAMNLIVADASRRVHFASRFSEDPDYFRMHASHGDGARILCSAPYPDSDRRRTWTPVANGTIGKF
- a CDS encoding GH116 family glycosyl hydrolase, translated to MTLDPAPRISLPMLLAAIAAGLPANGSGQTAAGVPRFEIASSPIELTGPVRPGEYLGVTGPRSAWLGLETGEAELWIHPLKVGNRFRLGFSTPAYGTPMPGNEVARTVRVRPELTTIVYSHAAFQVRQHILAPAEIPGLLVLLEVDSPEPLEIVAEFEPVLNYMWPGSLGGQYAYWDAGRRAFVLSESLQETNAVVGSPWAVNSVEHPAHQLGEAPRTMVIPVDPERARREFIPIAVAGGTAPRDEVFASYERLISEARSLYDAKRAWADSVLASTASIESPDPWLDLALEWAKINLEEQRVCNPDLGCGFVAGWGLSRNGTRPGFGWFFGGDAAQTAFAMDALGQWELVAEELAFLARYQREDGKITHEISQAAARIPWFDVYPYAYYHADTTPYWMVALYEYWRASGDDELLRELWPAYRRAWEWCLSAETDGDGLLENTVGGLAAVEVGGLGAALHQDIYLAGIWVAALEGTGVLAERMGDTEVAGRAREMAPRARTTLNDAYWLEDAGYHAFGILADGGTNDNLTVWPATAAAFGLFDAARARSTLTHLAGDRISSDWGAHMLSTESELYHPLQYNMGTVWPFVTAYVSWAQYRYRRPWAGFHLVDAVKQMTFDWSLGRHPELLSGTFYQPLDQTVPHQFFATSALVTPLLRGVVGWEPDAPLGKARLAPQLPPDWPTVAVRRLRAGETTTDIEILQRWTAEGGGRRTTLTASGPPLTFEFEPDLPAGARNATFRVNGVAAELSPDGSLEVTVGDATPAGNRAEIVVAWEDGLAVAPPQIDLEAGRTSGGLRILDFSAAADGWSLSVEGTAGRTYDIALFGTPVVSAVMQGAARVSDRGAGVVEIEFAEGEGRVPATVRLTPAG
- the lysX gene encoding lysine biosynthesis protein LysX; amino-acid sequence: MRVGFLHSLIRKDEKLLIAELRGRSDVELVFLDDRKLAFDFESVPDVDVVLERCINHSRAMHALRLFEGGGLDCVNRYEVSRRCGDKILTAASLRECRVPQPEARVAFTEESALEAIEELGYPVVLKPAVGSWGRLLSRINDRHAAETVLEHKAILGSYHHSIFFVQEYVEKGERDIRAFVVGEDCVAAIYRSSEHWITNTARGGTASNCPVTSEIGELSLRAAEAVGGGVVAVDLFESDGGLLVNEVNYTMEFRNSIEATGVNIPERIVSYTVSPDRLSDR
- a CDS encoding [LysW]-aminoadipate kinase, whose protein sequence is MPGESNGLLIVKIGGGESINVDGIARDLAGLPRPFVIVHGANALRDSLARRLGVEKRILTSVSGHESVHSDRDLIDVMLMAYAGLRNKRIVELLQGHGVNAVGLTGLDGALVRGRRNRGIRVREGGKTLIRRDLSGKPVEVNRKLLGLLLGGGFTPVVTVPLIDEHHVAINSENDDVVTLLSAELRADCVIQLIEAPGFLEDPDDPASVVARLSRAELARREGEVTGRMKRKLLALRRLVESGTARVVIADGRIEGPVKEALAGRGTVIG